The Cryptosporangium minutisporangium genome has a window encoding:
- a CDS encoding alpha/beta hydrolase, whose protein sequence is MPIHPQIAAKLPLLEGITSFEAAMTDPAQRALLDEFLMITGAPEPPQVATRDETVAGPHGPVPVRIYEPSTPGPDRPALVWMHGGAFVGGDLAMPEADWTARQICDRAGTVVVSVDYRLCHGGVHYPVPHDDVVAAFRWVRENAETLGVDTARLSIGGASAGGNLAIGAALKLRDADGRPPVALLALYPVAHAVLPPASASLAADMAAIPAVLRFAPPQTAWINQNYLGGPLSTADGYAFGAHAVLEGLCPTLVINAEYDDLRPSGEDFAARCARAGVDVRQLTAPGMLHGFLNSRPDLEPVGHALDVMAEVVTGSRITAPLPA, encoded by the coding sequence GTGCCGATCCACCCGCAGATCGCGGCGAAGCTCCCCCTGCTCGAGGGCATCACCTCGTTCGAGGCCGCCATGACCGACCCGGCGCAGCGCGCGCTACTAGACGAGTTCCTGATGATCACCGGCGCGCCGGAACCGCCGCAGGTCGCGACGCGCGACGAAACCGTCGCCGGTCCGCACGGCCCGGTGCCGGTGCGGATCTACGAGCCGTCCACGCCCGGCCCGGACCGCCCCGCTCTGGTCTGGATGCACGGCGGCGCTTTCGTCGGCGGCGACCTGGCGATGCCCGAGGCCGACTGGACCGCTCGGCAGATCTGCGACCGCGCCGGGACCGTCGTCGTCAGCGTCGACTACCGGCTCTGCCACGGCGGGGTGCACTACCCGGTGCCGCACGACGACGTGGTCGCCGCGTTCCGCTGGGTGCGCGAGAACGCCGAGACCCTCGGCGTCGACACCGCGCGGCTCTCGATCGGCGGCGCCAGCGCCGGCGGCAACCTGGCGATCGGCGCCGCGCTGAAACTGCGCGACGCGGACGGCCGCCCGCCGGTGGCGCTGCTGGCGCTCTACCCGGTGGCCCACGCCGTGCTACCCCCCGCGTCGGCGTCGCTGGCCGCGGACATGGCCGCGATCCCCGCCGTCCTGCGCTTCGCCCCACCCCAGACGGCCTGGATCAACCAGAACTACCTCGGCGGCCCGCTGAGCACCGCCGACGGCTACGCGTTCGGCGCGCACGCCGTCCTGGAAGGACTGTGCCCGACGCTGGTGATCAACGCGGAGTACGACGACCTGCGCCCGTCCGGCGAGGACTTCGCCGCGCGCTGCGCGCGGGCAGGCGTCGACGTGCGCCAGCTCACCGCGCCCGGCATGCTGCACGGCTTCCTCAACAGCCGCCCCGACCTGGAGCCGGTCGGACACGCGCTCGACGTGATGGCGGAGGTCGTGACCGGAAGCCGGATCACGGCGCCGCTACCCGCGTGA
- a CDS encoding glycoside hydrolase family 1 protein, producing MTTFPDGFLWGAATASHQVEGGNVNNHYWQWEHEEHSPFAEKSGDAVDHYHRWREDLDLLAGVGANAYRFSLEWSRIEPEEGEISRAALDHYRRMIDGCRDRGLAPVVTLCHFSTPRWFHNDSSWLGPKSGDRFARFTEVTTPILGDAAYVVTLNEPNLAAALPVLGAMAARGEAVKGLPKPDQALTDAFLAAHRRSLEVLRGAGSPPVGLALVGQEWIAEDGGEERMAEHRAAFEDQFLDAAADGDFVGMQVYSCARIGPDGPVAPKPELVTQAHMEYRPQALGASVRRVREVLPDLPILITENGIATADDAQRIAYTEGALRGLAAAIADGADVRGYLHWSLLDNFEWFSGYAPTFGLVAVDRTTFVRTPKPSLVWLGGVARRNGFPG from the coding sequence ATGACCACTTTCCCCGACGGCTTCCTCTGGGGCGCGGCCACCGCGTCGCACCAGGTCGAGGGCGGCAACGTCAACAACCACTACTGGCAGTGGGAGCACGAGGAGCACTCCCCGTTCGCCGAGAAGAGCGGCGACGCCGTCGACCACTACCACCGGTGGCGCGAGGACCTGGACCTGCTCGCCGGCGTCGGGGCCAACGCCTACCGCTTCAGCCTCGAGTGGAGCCGGATCGAGCCGGAGGAGGGCGAGATCTCCCGCGCCGCCCTCGACCACTACCGGCGGATGATCGACGGCTGCCGGGACCGCGGGCTGGCCCCGGTCGTGACGCTGTGCCACTTCAGCACGCCGCGTTGGTTCCACAACGACAGTTCGTGGCTCGGGCCGAAGTCCGGCGATCGGTTCGCCCGCTTCACCGAGGTCACCACACCGATCCTCGGCGACGCCGCGTACGTCGTGACCCTCAACGAGCCGAACCTCGCCGCCGCGCTGCCCGTCCTCGGCGCGATGGCGGCGCGCGGCGAGGCGGTCAAGGGCCTGCCCAAGCCCGACCAGGCGCTGACCGACGCGTTCCTCGCCGCGCACCGCCGCAGCCTGGAGGTGTTGCGGGGCGCCGGCTCGCCGCCGGTCGGCCTCGCGCTGGTCGGCCAGGAGTGGATCGCCGAGGACGGTGGCGAGGAGCGGATGGCCGAGCACCGTGCCGCGTTCGAGGACCAGTTCCTCGACGCGGCCGCCGACGGGGACTTCGTCGGCATGCAGGTCTACAGCTGTGCGCGCATCGGACCGGACGGGCCGGTCGCGCCGAAGCCCGAGCTGGTGACCCAGGCCCACATGGAATACCGGCCGCAGGCGCTCGGCGCCTCCGTCCGCCGGGTGCGGGAGGTGCTGCCCGACCTGCCGATCCTGATCACCGAGAACGGCATCGCCACCGCGGACGACGCCCAGCGCATCGCCTACACCGAAGGGGCGCTGCGCGGACTCGCCGCGGCGATCGCCGACGGCGCCGACGTGCGCGGCTACCTCCACTGGAGCCTGTTGGACAACTTCGAATGGTTCTCGGGTTACGCGCCGACGTTCGGCCTCGTCGCCGTCGACCGGACGACGTTCGTCCGGACGCCGAAGCCGAGCCTGGTGTGGCTGGGCGGTGTCGCCCGCCGGAACGGATTCCCGGGGTGA
- a CDS encoding FHA domain-containing protein, whose translation MPSAPSAVDAPPADASPADASPAGEWWVVVTADREYFERVRAMNGPDAGTVTFPLFCPERRFPLSGQQMLIGRRSRSRGIYPDIDLVGPPEDPAVSHTHALLLPQPDGRWSVIDLRSTNHTYVNGSTDPIDAEQPVVLTDGATVHVGAWTRLTLRAGSAT comes from the coding sequence GTGCCGTCGGCTCCGTCGGCGGTGGACGCGCCTCCCGCGGACGCGTCTCCCGCGGACGCGTCTCCCGCGGGGGAGTGGTGGGTGGTGGTCACCGCGGACCGCGAGTACTTCGAGCGGGTCCGCGCGATGAACGGCCCGGACGCCGGCACGGTCACGTTCCCGCTGTTCTGCCCCGAGCGTCGGTTCCCGCTCTCCGGGCAGCAGATGCTCATCGGCAGGCGGAGCCGGTCGCGCGGCATCTACCCCGACATCGACCTGGTCGGCCCCCCGGAGGACCCGGCGGTCTCGCACACGCACGCGCTGCTGCTGCCCCAGCCGGACGGCCGCTGGTCGGTGATCGACCTCCGCTCCACCAACCACACCTACGTCAACGGCAGCACCGATCCCATCGACGCCGAGCAGCCCGTCGTGCTGACCGACGGCGCGACCGTCCACGTCGGTGCCTGGACCCGGCTCACCCTGCGAGCCGGCAGCGCGACCTGA
- a CDS encoding VWA domain-containing protein produces MTMSIETHQNEFLPVDGRTVDAVLTVTGSGADGGAAPLPGEIAEVILIDTSGSMAGPKLVAAKEAAAAAIAALPDGIAFGIVEGDMGARLAYPPGKDLAVSSSRTREAARIALRGLRAGGGTGIGAWLTLARTLFARRGAAINHAILLTDGANGEAESTFDKALAPCVGQFVCDSRGVGTGWVARDLIKIAEQLHGTASGITDPSELTADFLEMTRATVGKTMAGVQLRVWTPTGAQVRFVKQVHPEITDLTDRRTDVSPRIGEYPIGTWGAETREYHLRVEVEPNPVGEEVLAARVSAVHGDAVLAQSLVRAVWTDDVASSTRIHRQVAHYSNETELAEAIQTGLTARAAGDVERATDRLGTAVRLAAEAGREDTAKMLAKVVDVIDESTGTVKLRPLAASIDVEMAAVGSRKTRQVRPEPPG; encoded by the coding sequence ATGACGATGTCGATCGAGACTCACCAGAACGAGTTCCTGCCAGTGGACGGACGGACCGTCGACGCGGTGCTCACGGTGACCGGCTCCGGCGCGGACGGCGGCGCGGCCCCGTTACCCGGCGAGATCGCCGAGGTCATCCTCATCGATACGTCCGGATCGATGGCCGGGCCGAAACTCGTCGCCGCCAAGGAAGCCGCCGCCGCCGCGATCGCCGCGCTGCCCGACGGCATCGCGTTCGGCATCGTCGAGGGCGACATGGGCGCACGACTCGCCTACCCGCCCGGCAAGGACCTCGCGGTGTCGTCGAGCCGGACGCGCGAGGCCGCGCGGATCGCGCTGCGCGGCCTCCGGGCCGGTGGCGGAACCGGGATCGGGGCCTGGTTGACGCTGGCCCGGACCCTGTTCGCCCGGCGTGGTGCCGCCATCAACCACGCGATCCTGCTGACCGACGGCGCCAACGGCGAAGCCGAGTCGACGTTCGACAAGGCGCTGGCCCCGTGCGTCGGCCAGTTCGTCTGCGACAGCCGGGGAGTGGGCACGGGCTGGGTGGCCCGCGACCTGATCAAGATCGCGGAGCAGCTGCACGGAACCGCGTCCGGCATCACCGACCCCAGCGAGCTCACCGCCGACTTCCTCGAGATGACCAGGGCCACCGTGGGCAAAACGATGGCGGGCGTGCAGCTGCGGGTGTGGACGCCGACCGGCGCCCAGGTGCGGTTCGTCAAGCAGGTTCATCCGGAGATCACCGACCTCACCGACCGCCGCACCGACGTCTCCCCGCGGATCGGGGAGTACCCGATCGGTACCTGGGGCGCCGAGACCCGGGAGTACCACCTGCGGGTCGAGGTGGAGCCCAACCCGGTCGGCGAGGAGGTGCTCGCCGCCCGGGTCAGCGCGGTGCACGGCGACGCGGTCCTGGCGCAGAGCCTGGTCCGGGCGGTCTGGACGGACGACGTGGCCTCGTCCACCAGGATCCACCGGCAGGTCGCGCACTACTCGAACGAGACCGAGCTGGCCGAGGCGATCCAGACCGGGCTGACCGCCCGGGCGGCGGGGGACGTGGAGCGGGCCACCGACCGCCTCGGCACCGCCGTGCGGCTGGCGGCCGAGGCGGGTCGGGAGGACACCGCGAAGATGCTGGCGAAGGTCGTCGACGTGATCGACGAGAGCACCGGAACCGTCAAGTTGCGGCCACTCGCGGCCAGTATCGACGTGGAGATGGCCGCGGTCGGCTCCCGGAAGACCCGGCAGGTCCGGCCGGAGCCGCCCGGCTGA
- a CDS encoding tetratricopeptide repeat protein — translation MTGSCRRPGCAGSYDPDGYCDECGRKAPALVGAGVSSSSTGPSSTTGTGASTGSAASTGSGASTGSSRSTGSSRSSRSTRRTGRGRLGGGLLDLPRVPLPDPATAVLADAKVAQDRRFCGNPECERPVGRDRDGRPGRDVGFCPACRTPFSFVPSLAAGTLVGGRYEVLGCLAYGGLGWIYLARDKNIGDDVSDRWVVLKGLIDAGDPDAMAAAVSERRFLVTVDHPGIVKIHDFVLHPDPRSGDDVGYIVMAYVGGRSLRDLRTDRSAPGGAQPLALEQVIAYGLEILPAFGYLHERGLLYCDFKPDNAIHADDRLVLVDLGAVRRIDDTVSPVWGTVGYQAPEVARAGPSVSSDLYTVGRTMAVLSLDFRGFSSTYVDRLPPASEHPLLTEHESYHRFLLRATDRDPDRRFETAADMSDQLLGVLRQVLAAADGKPRPAPSTQFTGEGTAFATELGAVFDGPGIAAALPVPQVDPADPGASFLLATRDLDPQDLAAAAASAPADSVEVPIALARARIAAGDTAGARQTLDALAADLPLDWRIDWYRGLAALTDRDPRAAASAFDAVYGTLPGEPVPQLALAVAAEWAGDPDDAYPRYRRVWTTDHGYVSAAFGLARILLSRGRHDDAAQILGEVPASSSHRVAAEIAAARARLAAPPAAAVFADVSARIEQLPLDVGPKGALSVELLTAALSWVRNTADADRGPSTRVLGHPLTERGLRFGLERVYRTLARVAPDAERRIALVDQANRIRPRTLV, via the coding sequence GTGACCGGATCCTGCAGGCGGCCCGGCTGCGCCGGAAGCTACGACCCCGACGGCTACTGCGACGAGTGCGGACGCAAAGCGCCCGCCCTGGTGGGCGCCGGCGTCTCGTCGTCCTCCACCGGTCCGTCCTCGACCACCGGTACGGGCGCGTCCACCGGTTCGGCCGCGTCGACTGGTTCGGGCGCGTCCACGGGTTCGTCGCGGTCCACCGGCTCGTCCCGCTCCAGCCGGTCGACCCGTCGCACCGGACGCGGCCGGCTCGGTGGCGGGCTGCTCGATCTCCCGCGCGTACCGCTGCCCGATCCGGCCACGGCCGTCCTGGCCGATGCGAAGGTCGCGCAGGACCGCCGGTTCTGCGGAAACCCCGAGTGCGAGCGCCCGGTGGGCCGCGACCGGGACGGGCGGCCGGGGCGCGACGTCGGGTTCTGCCCGGCCTGCCGGACCCCGTTCTCGTTCGTGCCGAGCCTGGCCGCCGGCACCCTGGTCGGCGGCCGCTACGAGGTGCTCGGCTGCCTCGCCTACGGCGGCCTCGGCTGGATCTACCTGGCGCGGGACAAGAATATCGGCGACGACGTGAGCGACCGCTGGGTCGTCCTCAAAGGCCTGATCGACGCCGGCGACCCGGACGCGATGGCCGCCGCCGTCTCCGAGCGGCGGTTCCTGGTCACCGTCGACCACCCGGGGATCGTCAAGATCCACGACTTCGTGCTGCACCCCGATCCGCGCTCGGGCGACGACGTCGGGTACATCGTCATGGCGTACGTGGGCGGACGCTCGCTGCGTGACCTCCGCACGGATCGGTCGGCGCCCGGAGGAGCGCAGCCGCTCGCGCTGGAGCAGGTGATCGCCTACGGGCTGGAGATCTTGCCGGCCTTCGGCTACCTGCACGAACGCGGCCTGCTCTACTGCGACTTCAAGCCCGACAACGCGATCCACGCCGACGACCGGCTCGTGCTGGTCGACCTCGGCGCGGTCCGGCGGATCGACGACACGGTCAGCCCGGTCTGGGGCACGGTCGGCTACCAGGCTCCGGAGGTCGCCCGCGCCGGACCGTCGGTCAGCTCCGACCTCTACACGGTCGGCCGGACGATGGCCGTGCTCAGCCTGGACTTCCGCGGGTTCTCCAGCACCTACGTCGACCGGCTCCCGCCCGCGAGCGAACACCCCCTGCTCACCGAGCACGAGTCGTACCATCGGTTCCTGCTGCGGGCCACCGACCGTGACCCGGACCGCCGCTTCGAGACCGCCGCGGACATGTCCGATCAGCTGCTCGGCGTGTTGCGCCAGGTGCTGGCGGCGGCCGACGGGAAGCCGCGGCCGGCTCCGTCCACGCAGTTCACCGGCGAGGGCACGGCGTTCGCGACGGAGCTCGGCGCGGTCTTCGACGGCCCCGGGATCGCCGCCGCGCTCCCGGTACCGCAGGTCGACCCGGCGGATCCCGGCGCGTCGTTCCTCCTCGCCACCCGGGATCTCGACCCGCAGGACCTGGCCGCCGCAGCCGCGAGCGCACCAGCCGACAGCGTCGAGGTGCCGATCGCGCTGGCCCGTGCCCGGATCGCCGCGGGTGACACCGCCGGCGCGCGGCAGACGCTGGACGCCCTCGCCGCGGATCTTCCACTCGACTGGCGGATCGACTGGTACCGCGGCCTCGCCGCGCTGACCGACCGCGATCCGCGTGCGGCGGCGTCCGCGTTCGACGCCGTCTACGGGACGCTGCCCGGCGAACCGGTTCCGCAGCTGGCCCTCGCGGTCGCGGCGGAGTGGGCGGGCGATCCCGACGACGCGTACCCGCGCTACCGGCGGGTGTGGACGACCGACCACGGGTACGTGAGCGCGGCGTTCGGGCTGGCCCGGATCCTGCTGTCCCGCGGACGGCACGACGATGCGGCCCAGATCCTGGGGGAAGTACCGGCCAGCTCCAGCCACCGGGTGGCTGCCGAGATCGCGGCAGCCCGTGCGCGGCTGGCGGCGCCACCGGCGGCGGCGGTGTTCGCCGACGTGTCGGCGCGGATCGAACAGCTCCCGCTCGACGTCGGACCGAAGGGTGCGCTCTCCGTGGAGTTGCTGACCGCCGCGCTGTCGTGGGTGCGGAACACCGCGGACGCCGACCGCGGTCCGTCCACGCGCGTCCTCGGCCACCCGCTGACCGAACGGGGACTGCGGTTCGGCCTCGAACGGGTCTACCGGACCCTGGCCCGGGTGGCTCCGGACGCCGAGCGACGGATCGCGCTGGTCGACCAGGCCAACCGGATCCGCCCCCGGACGCTGGTGTAG
- a CDS encoding transporter substrate-binding domain-containing protein codes for MKRTALLLVVALLAGCASAPDEPIGADHPSAVAPRPLGVSDPAVVAQPSTPPDCGNPEASYRPVRALPAPGRMPRNSTMETIVKRGRLIIGTDQNANLLSYLNPEGQLDGFEIDLARRIAAALFPDGATNPNRIQFRHITTADRIPILERGEVDMVIRTMTMNCARWQQINFSSGYLWASQKLLVNKGSNIQSMQDIAARRGKICATSGSTSIAKISAYPDVVPVSADLTVDCMLMLQQGQIDAVSTNDTILLGLAAQDPGTHIVGDPLSSELSGIGIQKSQVDLVRFVNKVLEGLRTSGFLTERYEHWLGDLPGAPPALPADYRD; via the coding sequence ATGAAACGCACGGCGCTGCTGCTCGTCGTCGCGCTGCTGGCCGGGTGTGCGTCCGCACCCGACGAGCCGATCGGCGCCGACCATCCCTCGGCCGTGGCGCCGCGTCCGCTGGGCGTGTCGGATCCGGCGGTGGTCGCGCAGCCGTCGACGCCGCCCGACTGCGGCAACCCCGAGGCCAGCTACCGGCCGGTCCGCGCGCTGCCGGCACCGGGCCGGATGCCGCGGAATTCGACGATGGAGACCATCGTGAAGCGGGGCCGGCTGATCATCGGAACCGACCAGAACGCCAACCTGCTGAGCTACCTGAACCCGGAGGGGCAGCTCGACGGGTTCGAGATCGACCTGGCCCGCCGGATCGCCGCCGCGTTGTTCCCGGACGGAGCGACCAACCCCAACCGGATCCAGTTCCGGCACATCACGACCGCGGACCGGATCCCGATCTTGGAGCGCGGCGAGGTCGACATGGTCATCCGGACGATGACGATGAACTGCGCGCGCTGGCAGCAGATCAACTTCTCCTCCGGCTACCTGTGGGCCAGCCAGAAACTCCTGGTCAACAAGGGCTCGAACATCCAGTCCATGCAGGACATCGCCGCTCGTCGTGGCAAGATCTGCGCGACCAGCGGCAGCACCAGCATCGCCAAGATCAGCGCGTATCCGGACGTCGTTCCGGTCAGCGCAGACCTCACCGTCGACTGCATGCTGATGCTCCAGCAGGGCCAGATCGACGCGGTCTCGACCAACGACACGATCCTGCTCGGGCTCGCCGCCCAGGATCCGGGCACCCACATCGTCGGCGACCCGCTGAGCAGCGAGCTGTCCGGCATCGGAATCCAGAAATCCCAGGTAGACCTGGTTCGATTCGTCAACAAGGTGCTGGAGGGCCTGCGGACGAGCGGCTTCCTGACCGAGCGGTACGAGCACTGGCTGGGGGACCTGCCCGGCGCGCCGCCCGCGCTGCCCGCGGACTACCGGGACTGA
- a CDS encoding helix-turn-helix domain-containing protein, whose translation MEALVARLSHLDSHVQATIRVVMFYDTLMRRRVDLPALARASAGLAETVAGVRLHGTGQVIRVAPDGRPAAATPSPPSSTAPITLDDEEIGTVWLERSGPPGPLDEVLLDRLALAAAAVVERYGPARTTLADPALVELAISADTDEAGRARALRLLGFAAEVPVRVVAVRSSLPLDRVGSLICPSRPVKAAPLADVGVLLATSVTTAQLPDDVRAGIGAADRPDRSWRQARTALRFTTARQPVVHHDDLGALALLAELPADTVRKNTDVAAIARLAGHPEDLETLDAYCATGSLRRAAEVLHLHHTSVARRLDQIGRAWGVELTEPAGLTRARLALAAWRLLET comes from the coding sequence GTGGAGGCACTGGTCGCACGGCTGTCGCATCTGGATTCGCACGTCCAGGCAACGATCCGGGTGGTGATGTTCTACGACACGCTGATGCGGCGGCGGGTGGACCTGCCCGCGCTGGCCCGGGCGTCGGCGGGGCTGGCCGAGACCGTGGCCGGCGTCCGGCTGCACGGCACCGGGCAGGTGATCCGGGTGGCGCCCGACGGCAGGCCCGCGGCGGCCACCCCGTCACCACCGTCCAGCACGGCGCCGATCACGCTCGACGACGAGGAGATCGGCACGGTCTGGCTGGAACGCTCCGGACCACCGGGCCCGCTCGACGAGGTACTGCTCGATCGCCTGGCCCTCGCCGCCGCGGCCGTCGTCGAGCGGTACGGCCCGGCCCGCACCACCCTGGCCGACCCGGCGCTGGTCGAGCTCGCGATCAGCGCCGACACCGACGAGGCGGGCCGGGCTCGGGCGCTCCGGCTCCTGGGGTTCGCCGCCGAGGTGCCGGTCCGGGTCGTCGCCGTCCGCTCGTCGCTCCCGCTCGACCGGGTCGGGAGCCTGATCTGTCCGTCCCGTCCGGTGAAGGCCGCACCGCTCGCCGACGTCGGTGTCCTGCTGGCGACCAGCGTCACCACGGCGCAGCTTCCGGACGACGTCCGGGCGGGCATCGGCGCCGCCGACCGACCCGACCGGTCCTGGCGCCAGGCCCGCACCGCACTCCGCTTCACGACCGCACGCCAGCCGGTCGTCCACCACGACGACCTGGGTGCGCTGGCGCTCCTCGCCGAGCTGCCCGCCGACACCGTGCGGAAGAACACCGACGTCGCGGCGATCGCCCGGCTGGCCGGTCACCCGGAGGACCTGGAGACGCTGGACGCCTACTGCGCCACCGGGTCGCTGCGGCGGGCCGCCGAGGTCCTCCACCTGCACCACACGAGCGTCGCCCGCCGGCTCGACCAGATCGGAAGGGCGTGGGGCGTCGAGCTGACCGAGCCCGCCGGACTGACCCGGGCGCGGCTCGCCCTCGCCGCGTGGCGACTACTCGAGACCTAG